CCTTAGCAGTAGTTGTCATAATTTAGCTCTTGTTATTGAACACTTTCTATTCTGTTGCCTTAGAAGACGTATCTTTATGATAGCCCCGAATGTATGGTAGGCGCACATTACGAGTTTGAACCATGCTGAGGCCTAAATCCTGGTATTTAAGTAGGAGGGTAGTAGAGAGACGGGCACATGCTACCCCAAGTTTCAGAACCTTGTGCCACAACAGGGGTGGGCCAGCTAACTCATAGAGAATTTCTTGCTTATAAAAATAATCTTCTGTTAAGATAATCTTCATTATGATATTCGGGTTTATGCTTTGATGATTGTGTCCAGGAGATTAGGTAGCAATATATCAAATAGAATGTTTGGACCTAAAAGAGCTTCAAATGAGAGACATATCAACTTACACAGTCCATTCTATCCCGTATTTTCCAATGAACatataaaaagggagaaatggTGGCTTAGAGATATTCGATAACTTAGTCCATCATCACGAGCTGGACACAACCAGCACTTCTAGGCAAAAGACTGATCCACTGATAAGTGTGAGATTTAGAGAACCTCTAGTTTTAGGGAAATCCTGAATGGAGTATTTGGAATGAGATGCACCAAACATAGCTGAATTTATATAGGGGAGTCATAATAGCCAACCTCGACTAGTTTAGGATTGGGGCATAGTTAATCAATTGAGGAGATAAGGTACCAAATATATATTGTTTTTGTGCGATTCTAGATATTAGCAATGACTTCTCTTacctttgttattgttgttttttaaaatataaaggACTTCTTTACCTTGTTGAAATCAGTTTTAGAAAACATTTTTTCCCATTAACTTTGATTTTTCTTATTGATGTTTTAGGTTCTGTTGACCGAATTCAAGAGCCTACCTCCCCTATTCCAAGAAACACCTAATGCCATCCATGAGTTGACAATTGCAAGTAATATTCTGCACTCTTCTTTATCTTATTTTGTTTATTATGTTCGCCTAATTGCTTCTGAAGATGCTGGTGGCTGGTTGTTGATTGTGTATCTATGGATTATAAGTACATTATTTTGGAGATACAATGTTCTGTTATTCTCCTTCGGGGACATCCGATAAAATTGGAACGATACATAGAAGATTAGCATGGCCCCTGCTCAAGGATGACacgattttgtttttttttttccttccctTTTTCGATGTTCTTTCACCACTATGTGATATGCTCTAAATTGAAAGTGTAATGTTATGTAGTCCAACCGTTTGAAAACTAAAAAAGTAGACTAGGAGAAGGAGCAGCAATGTTTCCGAACAATTTGTTACAGTTAttactttattaaaattaaatagaaaatgTCCTCCAAGCATGCAGGGCATGCTTGAGTTCTTTCATATATATATGAAATCTGCTACCTTTTTCAAAAAAGTATGCAGGGCATGTATTCCATGAGACCGTCTGAATGTAGACTGCTTTTCTCCTTGCTTAATGAATCACTATTTCTGATCATGTCTGGAAGTCTAGGAAAGGCAGAAAGTTGTTTGCTTGTGATTATTATTAGTATCATTATCTTTGTAGTTATAATTTAACCAAAGACCAACTATTGTTTGAAAAGTTGAATTCTATGTTTCTTTCTCAGATGGAAATGTTAATTTAAGTGAAGTGTGACCAAGGTCATGTTAGGGAATACATTGCAAAACTTGATTGCCTGTGATTTCAGCTTGTTATACTCTTCTGTCTTGCTTATTGTTGAGATTGTTGTTGGCTTACTAATACTAAGTGATTTACTTGAGTTCAGCCATGTATTTGGAGCTTGGTGAAATTTTATGGTTTTCTCAATTGTCTAAACTAATAGAATTCGATGGTATAACAATTCACAGGAGATATTTACGAACATGCGGTTGTTTTATCTGTGAAGATGGAGGACCAAGATGCTTTTGAGAGGGACTTTTTTCAGCTAAAGTCTTATTACACAGATGCACGGTATCTATGTAGTCAAGTTTTAGATCCATATACCATTTCATTCTTCTGTGCTTGTTTGACAAAAGGGAGCAATACATATATCTGTGAGAAAGCACGGGTGAAAATATGTTATATGATATTAGATCATAAATACactacaagaggtccctatttatagctatacactacaaggagatattactcctcttccaatgtgggacaagattacactatacatatctgtaaactaacaataTCACCTGAGGTGGCTGAGTTAGATATTTAGATTGCTTTTCTGCTAGTTTGAATCCCTGATTTCAACTAGGATATGCTTTAGGACAAGGGGGGAAAATGCCTTAGAGCACAGTTGGGTTGGTGTATGTTAGTAGCGGTCTAGTTATTCTTGTCACATCTTTGTTTTTGTCGTCATATTAAGACCTGCTGGTTGGGTCTGTTTTATAGATGCATAGCAATTGAACTGAAGAAGGTGCTTATCGTCTTCTCTTTCTTGTGATGATGCAGTGGTCGTCTTCCACCTTCCCCGCAGGAATACCCAATCTTAGGTCTCAACCTTCTGAGACTCCTTGTACAAAATAGAATTGCTGAATTCCACACTGAACTTGAGTTGCTTTCTCAAAGTGCTTTGGACAATCCATGTATAAAGCATGCTGTTGAATTGGAGCAATCCTTCATGGAAGGGGCCTACCACCGGGTGTTGAGTGCAAGGCAGACCGTGCCAGATGCAACCTATGCTTATTTCATGGATCTGCTTGCAAAGACTGTGAGGTAAATTAATTCATTCCACCCATATTCTATACTAATAGTAGCACTTGGCAGAACAGGCTGTAGATACTGACTGCAATTTTGCTCTCTCTGGTGATTGGAAGTTTTTGGGAGAACATTTTGTTGGACTGTTGCCTAAgcttaatattttatatgttcaTTGGCGTAGCTGCAATCATGTTAGAGAGGTCACTTATTGCTTGATTAATGAAGTGAGATCTTTCAAGGATTAATTAGATCTACGAGAAATACTTTCTGAAGAAATTATTCAATTCCAAGGAACATAAagaaagttagaaatatatgactCTTAATTATGTATAGAAATTCATCTTTCTCCTCCTCCCTGATTTTCCTTATTCCTTGCACTACTTAGTTAAAATGAAAATCCTAAGTTGAGAAAAAGAAATCCGCCTGAATTGAAATTCTGATTACATCTATAACTTACTGTCATTAATTGATAATTTCActgatatttattttatttatttgaaattatatATTATTGGGGATAAGCATGCAAGCAGGCGCGCACACACATTCATACATTTTGTTTCTGCAGTTTTATTTTTACCTATAGTAAGGTACAGTAACTGGTTTAAGCCTAGTTTGTTTTAAACCAAATAGAAAGCGGTTAGTCTGGCTGCTTGAAGTTGGATATATTGAATGTACAACCATATTAAAGCCTCCTAAAATCCCatttatatatacatatgtgtgtgtgtgtgtgtgtgtgctcaTCAAAAGTATATGCATATCTGTGTTCTGAATGTGTATTAATAACCAATCACCTTATAAATCCTATTGTACCCAAATGTATTGCCATGTTACATGTTAGTCTTTAGATTGAAATGGTGCAACTCCTCCTGTCATTCGTAGGGATGAGATAGCTGGATGCAGCGAGAAAGCTTATGATCGTCTTTCAACTAGTGATGCTCGGCAAATGTTGCTGTTCTCCTCGGATCAAGAACTTCTTGAATATGTTAGGGAGGTAAGCTGTGTCCCCTTTTCTCCCTCTCTCCGTTCTTTAGTTTTTTGGTAATTGAAACAAATTTTGTTAAAATAGCTTGCAAGAAGATCTCATTGGCTAAGCTTGTCCAAATCTCCATCATCTCCCCTTTCCAACCCACGAACCATCCTCAAGCCTGCTGAATGCTCTCgtgtaaccccccccccccccacacacacaccccaccccacccccacgcaCCCACAAAAAAAAAGTTGGAGAAGTAACAGTTAACCAATGTATGCAATGGAATTTTTTCATAGCTCTCTTGCCCAGCACAAAATACCTTTGGTATTGCATCTCCATTATGTCTGCAATAAGTGGTGTACAAGGAGCTAGGACAGCTAGTAGATTGAGAGTAGATGAAGTACGTTGGATAAGTATACCCCTCTGATGAGTACTGCTTCTGCAATCATGCTAATCCTTTTTAAAGTATTTTAATATTACGACAAAAATACCTTTTTATCGTGCCCACAATGGCATCCCCAAATGGTTGTTGGGAACTGACTAACTTTGCAACCATAAACTGTGATGAACTCTCGATATAATCACCCCTCAATGAAAAATAGTTTTCATAATCTAAAGATCAAACCTCATTTTAGGATTTGCTTGGAAGTTGGAATCGAAGCAGAGTATTTCTTAAGTTTCTGTGTGTTCGTCCCCACCACTCTTCTCCTTTAAGCCACTGATAGCCCCTATCCTTGGCCTTCTTATCCTACTCAATCCTTCAAGGACAACTGTGAAATGCACAGGGATAAAGGTATCCTCTTGCCTTGAACCTCTTATACCATAAAAGGCCTATCATTACCAAGTGTGGATAGTTTCACTGTAGGGATGCACATTCTTATCCGTTGGTCCACCTATATCCCAAATCCAGTTTGTGCTTAACTGGGATCAAAGAAtattattgactttttggaagtCTGGCTTGAATTATATACTGCACACCTTAGTAACTGTTGACTATTGAATAAGGCTACATTCAGACTCTGTCTCGCTACCACAAAAGCGTTGGAGTCGAGAAACAATACTATTCAGCATTTTGTAGTATAGTAGCTTGATAGTGGTGTTGCATTTACTAAGATAATAAGCGTTAAATATTTGATATTGGTGATGCACTGATCCTTCCTTTTTGAGTACCAAAGCAATAAAAGCTGGGTGCCCCATGCTTCTTTAATCAGATATTTATATTCTGGATGTGTAGCTACCGGTAGATAAATGGCGCCTTCAAGTTGTGTATTTGCCTTAGAATCCTTCTCTGTTAATGTTAATATCTCACTAGTCTGCTTTTTAAACTAGTTTAACCATTTCTTTGCCTGTAAGGCTGATCAATATGAGCACTGCTTGTTTTCCTTTTCTTGAAATTATCTGATCAGAGGGTGCTGTGCAGGAGCATCCTGAGTGGGAGATCAAAAATGGGTTTATCGTCTTCCAAAAAGTAAAAGATTCTGTGCCTTGTAAGGAAATACCATCCCTTCAGCTCATCACTCAAACACTCAGCTATGCAAGGGAGTTGGAGCGAATTGTCTGAGAGGATATGCCTCTCTGTTCCTTTTGTCACTTCAACATTTCATATATTCAACTCTTAGTAGTTGACATTTCGTTGCTCTGGTTGAATTCATTGCCTTTAACCTTCATTCCGAGCTAATGATAATGAAAAGGATGTGTTACGGGGACCAGTTTTTGTATCTTAAACTGATTGTGCAACTTTCTTTTTTGTGTTTAATCTGCATTTAAAGTCAGATATATTTAATCTGTTGCTTATTTCATTCCACTTTTAGTGAAAAACACTTTGCCTGCTTCATTAGGAGGTTTCAGTGTCTGCATATATTTGTTGCTCTCAGTATACGGCCCTGGGTCACTGCAACATCTCTGTGTGATGTGTGTTTTTCCTTTTCGTAATTTGCATCATTTTCCTAAGTTTTCGAGAAGAATTATAATCGTTGTATTTGTGGTCGACTAAATCCAGGCATTAAGATGAGGACTTAGTCAGGTATCAACCAAAAGAAGGAAATGAAAAAACCCAGGACTAGTAATGTGGTTCATTTGGTTCTTGCACAAGGAACAAAGCCAGTTAATCTTGTTTTTTAACGGGAATAGTAGGATTAGGAGTAGATTGAGAGGAGTGCTGCAATTGCAGTATGGTAATTATTTTTGAGAATGTGTTTTAGTAAATGACAGGATGAAGTATGTGATAAGGCAACCCCAAAAGTCAAAACCATAGTTAAACTAGGTTTTTGGTTAATGAATAATGCGACTCCAAATAAGATCATATAATTGATGTCATAACCTTAATTTGTTTTAGAAAATTAGAAAAGAAGCAATGAACAAAATTTTGCTAAAAAGTGTTTAAATTTAATAGTATCATTCTTAAAGAATAATAAGCATCTTACCAACAAGGTGAAAGTTTAAGCGGTCAATAAATTGAGCTACTAATAAGAGTCGTGGTCGATTTCGTATTTAAGTGTAATATAATCACTAACCAAATAAGTCAATATTGCAACACTAAGAAGATAACGTGAAATTAATCCAAAAAGAAACTTGACTTATTTAACAAGGAAATATTGTAGATTGCCGGGACTAGctttagggtacgcgctttgcgcgtatATATATCAATGAGTgttcaatttttaaaaatttatataaatattattttctgtattTTAATTTACATGACATATTTTTCATATTAAAAAAAGATAGATAGATAAACTCATGTATATATTTTAGTTGTGGACGAAGACAATAT
The DNA window shown above is from Nicotiana tomentosiformis chromosome 8, ASM39032v3, whole genome shotgun sequence and carries:
- the LOC104119383 gene encoding 26S proteasome non-ATPase regulatory subunit 8 homolog A-like, encoding MDPKLREVSQIFERFKAAFVRNDFGACTTLLSQLKVLLTEFKSLPPLFQETPNAIHELTIARDIYEHAVVLSVKMEDQDAFERDFFQLKSYYTDARGRLPPSPQEYPILGLNLLRLLVQNRIAEFHTELELLSQSALDNPCIKHAVELEQSFMEGAYHRVLSARQTVPDATYAYFMDLLAKTVRDEIAGCSEKAYDRLSTSDARQMLLFSSDQELLEYVREEHPEWEIKNGFIVFQKVKDSVPCKEIPSLQLITQTLSYARELERIV